A genomic region of Daphnia carinata strain CSIRO-1 chromosome 5, CSIRO_AGI_Dcar_HiC_V3, whole genome shotgun sequence contains the following coding sequences:
- the LOC130685757 gene encoding uncharacterized protein LOC130685757, with the protein MCRECAVNVLIICCSCPAACPVPAQLRIVSKVSQTVLRGNFLQFTQAALINEFLNRSSGQLKAFAFSYHSFGKWLEGFKHARTIIFSGIVATNQNHQSAH; encoded by the exons atgtgccgtgaatgtgctgtgaatgtgctaatcatctgttgttcgtgtccagcggcctgcccagttcctgcccagctgcggattgtttctaaggtttcgcaaacc gttttgcgtggcaattttttacagtttactcaggccg ctctgatcaacgaattcttaaaccgttcttccggacaattgaaagcttttgctttctcttatcactcgtttggtaaatggttggaaggatttaaacatgcaag aacaatcatcttctcgggaattgtggccacgaaccaaaaccatcaatcggcacattag